The proteins below are encoded in one region of Apium graveolens cultivar Ventura chromosome 4, ASM990537v1, whole genome shotgun sequence:
- the LOC141718738 gene encoding NAC domain-containing protein 92-like, which produces MENLWNEQIELPPGFRFHPTDEELITHYLCQKVYDINFSPAPIGTVDLNKVEPWDLPESYSPVPNFVHLKGMAKMGEDEWYFFCVKDKKYPTGSRTNRATEAGYWKATGKDKEIYRSKKLVGMKKTLVFYKGRAPRGHKTNWVMHEFRLEGKFSISKVTQNEWAISRIFHKNSSGKKTHISLVESQHSNLPPLMDSSGTLQGDGSHLSCFPGRSEDKKPHEDLFENLNIVVPPSPSSPAKHPIQNTYFPAQFSFPYQEPLLMQEESIFNYFLENNGAEMKNSSKTDYSQDTCGMSTDVSCGQRCCEDEEYPIISGGPVDLGCLWNF; this is translated from the exons ATGGAAAATCTTTGGAATGAACAAATCGAGTTGCCTCCTGGATTTAGATTTCATCCAACCGATGAAGAGCTTATAACTCATTACCTCTGTCAAAAGGTTTATGACATCAACTTCTCACCAGCGCCCATTGGAACAGTTGATTTAAACAAGGTTGAGCCTTGGGATCTTCCAG AGTCTTATTCACCTGTTCCAAACTTTGTGCACTTAAAAGGAATGGCAAAGATGGGCGAAGATGAATGGTATTTTTTCTGTGTGAAAGATAAGAAGTACCCTACCGGTTCAAGAACAAACAGGGCAACTGAAGCTGGATATTGGAAAGCAACCGGAAAAGATAAGGAGATCTATCGATCAAAAAAGCTTGTTGGAATGAAAAAAACTCTGGTTTTTTACAAGGGAAGAGCACCAAGAGGGCATAAAACCAACTGGGTCATGCATGAATTTAGACTAGAGGGCAAGTTTTCAATCAGCAAAGTTACACAG AATGAGTGGGCGATTTCAAGAATCTTCCATAAAAATTCAAGTGGGAAGAAAACACATATATCATTAGTTGAATCACAACATTCAAATCTACCTCCTTTAATGGATTCATCGGGAACATTACAAGGTGATGGATCTCACCTGTCATGCTTCCCCGGCCGATCAGAAGACAAAAAACCTCATGAGGATTTGTTTGAAAATCTTAATATTGTTGTACCTCCCTCCCCATCTTCCCCAGCTAAACACCCAATTCAAAACACCTATTTTCCCGCACAGTTTTCATTTCCATACCAAGAACCGTTGTTAATGCAAGAGGAGTCTATTTTCAActattttttagaaaataatgGGGCAGAAATGAAAAATAGTTCAAAAACAGACTACTCACAAGACACCTGCGGAATGAGTACTGATGTGTCTTGCGGTCAGAGGTGTTGCGAAGATGAAGAATATCCCATCATTTCTGGGGGACCAGTGGACCTTGGTTGTCTTTGGAATTTTTAA